Sequence from the Sardina pilchardus chromosome 15, fSarPil1.1, whole genome shotgun sequence genome:
cacacacacaccattttagcatcacacacacctacagattCTGATGAGAGTTCATGGGTAACATGATGGGCTGGGGGGCTGAGGTGGGGTACGGCTAACATTGGGTAACTTacgcagtgttgggaaggttacttttgaaatgtaatgtgttacagttacaagttactctgtttaaaatgtaatagtagtgtaactatttgaatgactttttctgagtaacgtaactaattacttttgattactttttgattacttttccgatttttgaatgatatatatagtccctaaatccatgcgaagatttcggccttggtctacaggctgccgagcagttctatacaagcgcacaaggcagcaagctcattcaatacatgaattagcatcacattttttgtgaggataatataatgataatcataacacgttaacaggcaggcatgtaggcctacgctgatggcgctgtagacgtgatagagcctatcagaaggtcctgtatcaaactatggctgtggagggaaacagttctttttacatacaatattcttttgcaaagttttgctgacaatgttgagatgtaattcaaattgtaattttgaaaaatttcaaaagtacctgtaattgaattacaaatttttctacagtaactgtaatatattactgttacatttattttgtaattaaattacgtaactcaattacatgtaatgcgttactccccaacactgaacTTACGTAACTTACGTAACCCATGTGGTATGGCTACTCATATCGTAACATTGGGTAACTTATGTAACTTAGGTTACCCATGTGGCATGGCCACTCATATCATAGCATTGGGTAGCTTGTGTAACTTACGTAACCCATGTGGTATGGCTACTCATATCGTAACATTGGGTAACTTACGTAACCCATGTGGTATGGCTACTCATATCATAGCATTGGGTAGCTTACGTAACCCATGTCACCTCTGCCCTACATGTCTCTGGGTAGCCTGAGTGCCTGTGCCTGAGTGTTGTCCACGTGTGACCACAGCTAGACCCAAGCACCTGGCCGGCCACAGGAAAACACCATCACCACGGAAACCACCATATTTGATTTCTCTGCTTGACTTTGGAATGCACTTGCTACACATGGGACACAAGGAAGCAGACCTCAAGCAGACCATGGAAATGTTGCGTGTGGCATTTGTCTATGGAAATGAGCGGAGAGGAGCTGATTGAACACTAGCAGTGATAtaagacacagcacacactcggAGAACAGGCTGTATGCTGCTGAGCCTGAGTGAGATGATCAGTGGCAATGATTTACACACTTGTATCAAAGGTAAAAAGATGTTTATCACATAAGCTTATTTTCTCAACACACATGCTAGTATTTGCATTTATATATTATGCTTTTGATTCATTCATGAACAACCATCCTTTGCTAATATGTGATAGCTAATGAATGAACTACTTATGTATTGCAGTGTCCAAAAGGGAATTGTTGTCATAGAGGAGTACTTGTGACCATCTGTAGTCTGTTTATATATGGTAAGATATCATGCATAGATAGCATGTGGTTTgccttttaaaatgtgtataCACGGTATAAAGAGAAGTGCTTTTGAATTACGATGTGTATTTTCTCCCTTCTTTGATTGGGAATAGTTACccagaacatttaaaaaataatttccatAAAAATATGGCAAAACTATTTCCGCCACTTTTAAATATGGAACTCTTACTTTCCatagctttgtgtgtgagtcctgTGGGGACTCTAAACTGCTCGGAACCCACCACCCAGTCCCTCCTCGCTGCCTTCAATAGAGATGTCTTCAACTACAGCGCCGTGCGCCCGGTGAACAaccagagaacacacaccaacatcagCATCTACTTCACTCTGTACGCCATCTTGGGCGTGGTGAGTTTCAGCAAGACCTTACTCTGATAAGATGCAGATGCAGTGTGCACTtgaattgccccttggggatcaataaagtatctatctatctatctatctatcattcatTTGAAGTGAAGTAAGCTGAAGTGATGATCTCATGCACACTGTGTTCAGGATGAAAAGGCTCAGATACTGGAGACGTTTATCTGGCAGACCATGGTAAGAGTTTTATTCTAGCAAACTGAACCTTCTCTAATGTTCAGCTATATTAGATTTTGGTCCCATTTGGTTCATATATCCCCACGTGCAGTGTAACatatacaacactatacatgtAAAAACAAGTGACGACAACAACTAGTGTAACAAAAACATTGATTGAGGATTGAATTTCCTAGAGTGGGATGTGAAGTTACTGATGTGAAGGGACTGTGGGATGTATGTGGGATGTGAAGTGACTGTGGGATGTGTGAAATGATTGGGGGATGTGAAGTGACTGATGTGAAGTGACTGAAGAATGTGTTAAATTACTGTGGGACGTGAAGTGACTGGGGCTGGGGGATGTGAAGTTACTGTGGGATGTGTGAAGTTATTTTGGGATGTGAAGCGacgctgtgtgctgtgcagatGTGGAGGATTGAGTATCTGAGCTGGGACCCAGTGGAGTGCGGCACCTCTGTCATCACTGTGCCCCGGACAAAGCTGTGGAGGCCAGATGTGGTGATTAATGAGTTGTAAGTACTGAAGGTCCTGTTATGCCCATTGGAAATGACTGTGCCACTTTATTGAAATGATTCCGTACACAATACCCTACGCTACAAACTCATATTAGAAATGTGATTCTGTACACAATACCCTACGCTACAAACTCACATTAGAGATGATTCTGTACACAATACCCTATGCTACAAACTCATATTAGAAATGATTCTGTACACAATACCCTACGCTACAAACTCATATTAGAAATGTGATTCTGTACACAATACCCTACGCTACAAACTCACATTAGAGATGATTCTGTACACAATACCCTACGCTACAAACTCATATTAGAAATGATTCTGTACACAATACCCTACGCTACAAACTCATATTAGAAATGATTCTGTACACAATACCCTACGCTACAAACTCATATTAGAAATGTGATTCTGTACACAATACCCTACGCTACAAACTCACATTAGAGATGATTCTGTACACAATACCCTACGCTACAAACTCATATTAGAAATGATTCTGTACACAATACCCTACGCTACAAACTCATATTAGAAATGATTCTGTACACAATACCCTACGCTACAAACTCATATTAGAAATGATTCTGTACACAATACCCTACGCTACAAACTCACATTAGAAATGATTCTGTACACAATACCCTACGCTACAAACTCACATTAGAGATGATTCTGTACACAATACCCTACGCTACAAACTCACATTAGAAATGATTCTGTACACAATACCCTACGCTACAAACTCATATTAGAAATGTGTGCAATATTCCATGCTGTAATCCCTCTGCcgtgctgtgatgtgtgtgtgtagtgtggacaAGAACAAAGCTCCTGACACATACTAcatgctgtaatgtgtgtgtgtgtgtgtgtgtgtgtgtgtgtgtgtgtgtgtgtgtgtgtgtagtgtggacaAGAGCAAAGCTCCTGACACATAcgtgctgtgatgtgtgtgtttgtgtgtgtgtgtgtgtgtgtagcgtggaCAAGAACAAAGCTCCTGACACATACTAcgtgctgtaatgtgtgtgtgtgtgtgtgtgtgtgtgtgtgtgtgtgtgtgtgtgtgtgtgtgtgtgtgtgtgtgtgtgtgtgtgtagcgtggaCAAGAACAAAGCTCCAGACACGTACTATGTGCGGGTGAACAACACGGGCTATGTGACGGACGGCATGCCTGTGAAAGTGAAGAGCTCCTGCAACCTCAACATCTACACCTTCCCCTTTGACATCCAGAAGTGCTCCTTCACCTTCCAAAGCTACATGCACacctgtgagacacacacacacacacacacacacacacacacacacatcaccttccCCTTCGACATCCAGAAGTGCTCCTTCACCTTCCAAAGCTACATGCACACCTGtgagacacacacctacacacacacacacacacacacacacacacacacacacacacacacacacacacacacacacacacacacatcaccttccCCTTCGACATCCAGAAGTGCTCCTTCACCTTCCAAAGCTACATGCACACCtgtgagacacacacccacacacacacacacacacacacacacacacacacatccaccttcCCCTTCGACATCCAGAATTGCTCCTTCACCTTCCAAAACGACATGCTCACTtgtgagacacacacttacttataTTGCATTTGATGTTACATTAGGTAGTATCTTGACAGTTAaagcctatacagtatgtacactgtATTGTCAAAAGTAtcgggtcacttgccttgactcgcatttgaactttaagtgacatcccattcttaattcatagggtttaatatgacgttggtccaccctttgcagctataacagcttcaactcttctgggaaggctttccacaaggtttaggagtgtgtttatgggcattgtTGACTATTCTTACGGAAGCGCATTTgttgaggtcacacactgatcttGGATGAGAAGATTGGCTCTCTGTCTCcgctctcattcatcccaaaggtgtcctattgggttgaggtcaggactctgtgcaggccaatcAAGTTCATCTGCACCAAACTcggtcatccatgtctttgtggaccttgctttgtgcactggtgcagagtcttgttggaacaggaaggagccatccccaaactgttcccacaaagggAGCATGCAATTGTCttaaatctcttggttaatgctggagcattcagagttctttttactggaactaagggggccaagcccagctcggggatggacCTTCCttttccaacatgactgcaccagtgcacaaagcacgGTCCAtaaagttcatatgcgagtcaaggcaggtgacccaatacttttgtcaatagtgtatatacagtatatacagtatatatactacTGTACCAAGTATTTCTGTTATGTTGCTGATTAGATCATAAACGGCCACAGCAATGAAGAGGAATGActgattattttattattgtgttacctgttccaaatgtaaagcactttgagctgcattctgtgtatgaaaggtgccatacaaataaagcttattattattattattattactattattagtaGTATGATCTCTTCTTCACACCACATCAATCAGTTTGAGCAGTATCTCATTTGCCAAGAAATATTGTATATTTCTTTCCTGTGATTTAATTGATGGATTGTCAAATTTTCCAACTACTTCTTCCTCGTCAAGCAGCCATCAGAAGTACATTAGCAAGCATTACCGTAACTATTTGACCTTTGTTGATTATGTTTACGCCGTTTTAAACAATAATTTATATTTAGAGTACGCTTTGTTATAAAATGGTGTGTGCTTTGTTCTGATCTGGTGTGTGCTTGGTCTCGTCCCTGGGCAGCTGATACAGTCCACATGTACTTTGGAAAGTCGGTGGAGGAAATCCTGGAGCGCTCCAACGAGCTGATGCAGACCATGGGGGAGTGGGAGCTTCTGGGCATGACCTCTTACAAACACGACCTCGTCATCTACGACGGCACCAGCTGGGATGAGCTCACCTACTTTGTGGGTACTAGGCCTAGACTCACCAACAGGAGGGAATGCTATTAGAATGTACTGAAGCTGCTATTAGAATGTACTGAAACTGCTATTCGAATGTACTGAAGCTGCTATTAGAATGTACTGAAACTGCTATTAGAATGTACTGGAACTCAAAACTGCTATtcgggctcgggcacacgcgttgcattcaaggaatattgccgccatgttgttagcgcactgaacgtaataatccattcattcgcatgcagaagacaagaagcagaaaatgtTTAGTATTaccgattcttttcctcttgcgatcgtgggttgcgctgttacaccccactacacagcaacatacgaccaagaaggcaaaaacgaagtaacaggaacacactaacaggcgggagtaaatccttaCTGGCCTAACAAAGCCCCTTAGCTGTTGTAAAAGCAGTGTAAACTATGGGCTCTCAGGCCTTATTGCTTCAAAGAAACGAAATCACCTTGTGTTCATAGTTTCCTCATGCTTGTGATATGAAATGCAGTGCTTACAGAGAGGGCCCGGATGAAGTATTCATTTCCTAACATACACATGAGCCATGATCTTTTAAAGATGGTAAATATGAATACTGACAGCAAATAGCTTGTCATGATAATCTGAGAAGAAAGAGGTGCAGataaactacagtatgtttttgtCTATTAACTGACTTACACATGACTCATTTCTGACTGGATTTGATCTCAGATTACCCTCAGACGACGAGCCACCCTGTACGTGGTGAACCTGATCATCCCCAGCTGCTTCCTCATCACTCTGGACCTGTTCAGCTTCATCCTGCCCCCCCAGAGTGTGGACCGCTCAGCCTTCAAGATGACCCTCATTCTGGGCTACACCGTCTTCCTGCTCCTCATGAACGAGCTGCTGCCCGTCACTGGAAACACCATTCCACTCCTGAGTAATTACTGACAGAAAAGCACTTAAATGTGTTATGATATGTTACTACGTACATTAATTAACAACAATTTCCATAATCAATCACTGTAACAGCGGGATATTTGAGGATGTCACCTTAGGATTTCGAAAAAGTCAGACAGACATTGATTAACTGAGAAAATAATCAACATGTTGACTTTTAACATAATCATTAGTTGCAGCTCTAAGCATTAGCTGACATACAGCTAAATGGGCATTAACAACACCAAGGTCAATACAGTACAAGATCAAGGGCATTAACAACACCAAGGTCAATACAGTACAAGATCAAGGGCATTAACAATACCATGGTCAATACAGTATGATCAAGGGCATTAACATCACCAAGGTCAATACAGTACAAGACCAAGGGCATTAACAACACCAAGGTCAATACAGTACAAGATCAAGGGCATTAACAACACCAAGGTCAATACAGTACAAGATCAAGGGCATTAACAATACCAAGGTCAATACAGTACAAGATCAAGGGTATTAACAACACCAAGGTCAATACAGTACAAGATCAAGGGCATTAACAACACCAAGGTCAATACAGTACAAGATCAAGGGCATTAACAACACCAAGGTCATTACACGATCAAGGGCATTAACAATACCAAGGTAAATACAGTGCAAGGTCAAGGTCAGAGCAGTATTTcgctctgtgttctgtgtagCAGAGCAGATCATTTTCTCCAAAATATTGTACTGACCATGGCATTGTTCTTCAATGCTAACTTCTGTCTAACGTTGATTAACGCTCTTACCCTAATCTGATTTTTCCCCCAGATGTGTTTTTCTCCATCTGCCTGGCTCTCATGGTGGCTAGTCTACTGGAGACCATCGTCATCACCAACATCCTGCACAACTCCAAGGATTTCCCACCAGTGCCACACTGGATCAGGGTCATCATCTTGGAGATCATGGCACGCCTCGTCTGTCTATACCGGAAGAAAACCGATGACGAAGTCATTATTCTACAAAATCAAGGTGTTCGTCTGAACTATTATGGAACTTTACTCTATGGTCTAGACATTGTACATCAAAGTGATTTGTGTCACCATGATATCTGGTGTTAATGCTTATTTTCCATATATGTTGTATAATGGACAGAAGTTTCAAAatgccaaatagcataaccatagtAACTCTACGATGCCATTGACGTATTTTCTCAGGCAGTGTGCTGGAGACTAAACCTGGTGCTGATGCAGTGGGCCAGTCCCCTGCTAAAGACACAGGCAGCGAGACAGCGAGCGAGCTGAGGGAACTGAGGAGACAAGTTCAGGACATACATGAGCACATGTCCAAGGGCTCTCAGCCGGACCGCAAGACGGAGGACTGGATCCAGATCGGCCTCGTTGTGGATCGATTCCTGTTCATCTCCTACGCCATCTTCATCATCGTCagcttcatcaccatcatcgtCATATGGGTCCACTGGGACAATGTTTAGTTGCCAGagctctctcagtgtgtggtcaacatgtaaacaacaagcagaactgtactgtatattgatatGTCTATTAATATAATATTTTCTGTACTGGTATAAGCAATTTCTGTTACAtgtataaaatcaaataaatataattatatataaaaaaaacatgtaaacaacaagTAAATTGTCTTGTTAAGTGAGATTATTCTAGCCATCATTGATTGTTGAATAATGTATACACTGGTGCTTTGACCTGCCACTGTAGAATGTGTTTTCTGAACTAAATAAATACTAATACCAATGGTTCTAGTGTATTAATACTAATGGTTCTAGTATTCCCAAACGGTTCCCAAACCTTTTTCCCTGCGTACAACTTTCTACATCCTGACTTGGCTCACGTACCCCTACCATCAGACATGTTACagtaacacattctattgacgTATTCCaagcatcatgtttaataagccaccatttttcaatgaaaacatagcctactatacaGTTTACAAATGACATCCATTCATTTCATGTTTCCATGTCGTTATGACCTGAtttgaaattattatttttttttataaatgaaTTGCAAAATATGTCTAACACCTCTCTGCCATAGCACTTTTCATCTCAAGtaccccctagaagcagctCGCGTACCACCGGTTGTACGcataccacagtttgggaatccatGTTTTAGTATATTAATACTAATGCCTCTAGTACATTAAGTTAGATAAGTGTGTGATTGTTATATAGGCACATGTACTGCCCATGATGTTAATAATCATAAATTGattaacaacaaaaataaatgtttccAATTCATTTTGTAGTTCACATAAATATAAGTAGGATCCATACATATGAACTCATTCATGGATTAACACACCAGATAAGATGAA
This genomic interval carries:
- the LOC134102338 gene encoding 5-hydroxytryptamine receptor 3A-like; this encodes MELLLSIALCVSPVGTLNCSEPTTQSLLAAFNRDVFNYSAVRPVNNQRTHTNISIYFTLYAILGVDEKAQILETFIWQTMMWRIEYLSWDPVECGTSVITVPRTKLWRPDVVINEFVDKNKAPDTYYVRVNNTGYVTDGMPVKVKSSCNLNIYTFPFDIQKCSFTFQSYMHTSDTVHMYFGKSVEEILERSNELMQTMGEWELLGMTSYKHDLVIYDGTSWDELTYFITLRRRATLYVVNLIIPSCFLITLDLFSFILPPQSVDRSAFKMTLILGYTVFLLLMNELLPVTGNTIPLLNVFFSICLALMVASLLETIVITNILHNSKDFPPVPHWIRVIILEIMARLVCLYRKKTDDEVIILQNQGSVLETKPGADAVGQSPAKDTGSETASELRELRRQVQDIHEHMSKGSQPDRKTEDWIQIGLVVDRFLFISYAIFIIVSFITIIVIWVHWDNV